A single window of Methylobacterium nodulans ORS 2060 DNA harbors:
- a CDS encoding NADH:ubiquinone oxidoreductase subunit NDUFA12 produces MALKDTLLRIFTWWSGSTVSLDLYTKRHGTLVGTDEFGNRYYRANGPLIDPSVGPERRWVIYNGEAEASKVPPGWRGWLSHTVDVAPSEETYVPREWQKPHEENLTGTAAAYRPRGSQLSYGLRPAATGDYVPWRPGE; encoded by the coding sequence ATGGCGCTGAAAGACACTCTCCTGCGGATCTTCACGTGGTGGAGCGGCTCGACCGTGAGCCTCGACCTCTACACCAAGCGCCATGGCACCCTGGTGGGCACGGACGAGTTCGGCAACCGCTACTACCGGGCCAACGGCCCGCTGATCGACCCCTCCGTGGGGCCGGAGCGCCGCTGGGTGATCTATAACGGCGAGGCGGAGGCCTCGAAGGTGCCGCCGGGCTGGCGCGGCTGGCTCAGCCACACGGTGGATGTGGCGCCGAGCGAGGAGACCTATGTCCCGCGCGAGTGGCAGAAGCCGCACGAGGAGAACCTGACCGGCACGGCGGCGGCCTACCGGCCGCGCGGCTCGCAGCTCTCCTACGGCCTGCGCCCGGCCGCGACCGGCGATTACGTGCCCTGGAGGCCGGGCGAGTAG